The following are encoded in a window of Pygocentrus nattereri isolate fPygNat1 chromosome 5, fPygNat1.pri, whole genome shotgun sequence genomic DNA:
- the ints12 gene encoding integrator complex subunit 12: MAGPVSLELDPIFLKGLGYLHSKSKDSAEKLKALLDESLARGSDSVYRTSLKEVEVTKVSVPKINKQDSKSSSSSSSSSSSSSKSSGSEKSKKEVEKRPAEKVRVESGDGGDLPKKPRIDKPENRSSPIAFQPKDIPISDFSYSDETNADDFAMEMGLVCVVCRQMNVSSGNQLVECQECHNLYHQECHKPQVTDKDVNDPRLVWYCARCTRQMKRMAQKTQKPPQKPAAAVTSAAPVVKDPLVKKPEMKLKPETAGSFQAFKRTEVKVSTAASGNSSGGGSSLPSGSGLTGWAAFTKTSTVGASSSKLGGNSQPGAAKPPQAPPGSKPMGLSALASVKPGAKAPGSSGSGNNGNNGSGSAPLKSPPPLTLGKQVLSRSSSGDSLGKLTVTGASSPGASSTSSLGGNGASGNGGGNGGNSGNSTGSSSASGNNNNNSNAAKASADGKTPTSQESQLNAMKRLQMVKKKAAQRKLKK, encoded by the exons atGGCTGGACCGGTGAGCCTGGAGTTGGACCCAATCTTCCTCAAAGGGCTTGGATACCTTCACTCCAAAAGCAAAGACTCTGCAGAGAAACTCAAGGCTTTGCTGGATGAGTCTTTGGCCAGAGGAAGTGATTCAGTCTACAGGACTTCTCTCAAG GAAGTTGAGGTGACCAAGGTGTCAGTaccaaaaataaacaagcagGACTCCAAATCGTCATCTAGTTCTTCGTCAtctagtagcagcagtagcaagTCCAGTGGCTCagagaaaagcaagaaagaagTAGAGAAAAGACCTGCTGAGAAG GTAAGAGTTGAATCTGGAGATGGAGGAGATTTGCCGAAGAAGCCGCGCATCGACAAACCTGAGAACCGCTCCTCTCCCATCGCCTTCCAACCCAAAGACATCCCCATCTCAGACTTCAGCTACAGCGACGAAACCAACGCTGATGACTTTGCCATGGAGATGGGTCTCGTCTGCGTCGTCTGCCG ACAGATGAATGTGTCTTCAGGCAATCAGCTGGTGGAGTGTCAAGAATGTCACAATCTGTACCATCAGGAATGTCACAAACCTCAGGTTACAGATAAGGACGTTAACGACCCCCGGCTGGTGTGGTACTGCGCCCGCTGCACCAGGCAAATGAAGCGCATG GCTCAGAAGACCCAGAAACCCCCCCAGAAGCCGGCGGCTGCGGTGACGTCTGCGGCTCCGGTGGTGAAAGACCCGCTGGTGAAGAAGCCGGAGATGAAACTGAAACCTGAAACTGCAGGGTCCTTCCAGGCCTTCAAGAGAACGGAGGTTAAG GTGTCCACAGCAGCGTCAGGGAATTCATCTGGCGGCGGTTCGTCTCTACCCTCAGGCAGTGGTCTCACAGGCTGGGCTGCTTTCACCAAAACCTCCACAGTGGGGGCATCCAGCAGTAAGCTTGGGGGCAACAGCCAGCCTGGGGCTGCAAAGCCTCCCCAGGCACCCCCAGGATCCAAACCCATGGGCCTGTCCGCTCTGGCTAGCGTAAAGCCGGGTGCTAAAGCTCCGGGCAGCAGTGGAAGTGGGAACAATGGAAATAACGGTTCCGGATCAGCACCGCTGAAGTCTCCACCTCCACTAACGCTCGGCAAACAGGTACTGAGCCGCTCCTCCAGCGGAGACAGCCTGGGGAAACTGACTGTAACCGGGGCCTCGTCACCAGGGGCGTCCTCCACCAGCAGTCTGGGGGGCAACGGAGCGTCCGGAAACGGAGGTGGAAATGGAGGTAATAGTGGCAATAGCACTGGCAGCAGCAGCGCTAGcggcaataataacaataacagcaatGCGGCTAAAGCTTCAGCTGATGGAAAAACACCAACGTCACAGGAGTCCCAGCTAAATGCCATGAAGCGTCTGCAGATGGTGAAGAAGAAAGCAGCGCAGAGGAAACTAAAGAAATAA